Proteins encoded by one window of Mycteria americana isolate JAX WOST 10 ecotype Jacksonville Zoo and Gardens chromosome 26, USCA_MyAme_1.0, whole genome shotgun sequence:
- the KCNH3 gene encoding voltage-gated inwardly rectifying potassium channel KCNH3, which yields MPPMRGLLAPQNAFLDTIARRFDGTHSNFVLGNAQVPSAFPVVYCSDGFCDLTGFSRAEVMQRCCACSFLYGPDTSELLRQQLRRALDEHQAFKGELILYRKSGVPFWCLLDVVPIKNEKDEVALFLVSHKDITSTKTRSGADSTKDAGGRRRFGRAGGKGFNASRRRSRAVLYHLSGHLQRQRKSKHKLRKGVFGDKPSLPEYKVAAIRKPPLILLHYGAFRAGWDGLILLATLYVAVTVPYSVCVGTGTEEGLPAARGPPSACDLCVEILFMLDIILNFRTTFVSKSGQVVLEPRAVARHYLAGWFLLDLVAALPFDLLAACQVNVYVGAHLLKTVRLLRLLRLLPNLDRYSQYSAVVLALLMVVFALLAHWVACGWFFLGQREVEGSPAALPEIGWLQELARRLETPYYLARRNCSTGGAGNGVGPAANCSGSEGLLGGPSLRSAYITSLYFALSSLTSVGFGNVSANTDTEKIFSICTMLVGALMHAVVFGNVTAIIQRLYARRFLYHSRTRDLHDYIRIHRIPRPLKRRILEYFQSTWAANNGIDTAELLQSLPEELRADIARHLHKELLQLPLFAGASRGCLRALSLGVRPAFCTPGELLIRRGDALQALYFLRSGSMEVLRDGTVLAILGKGDLIGCDLGGSPGARRARADVRGLTYCALQSLGRPALAEGLALDPDFARAFRRQLPRELSYDLGGAPEGDVTEAQGAGPELTQWRWGGAGLRGDSAGLGGVIAGQREQGPPLRPPPQAEASSPTLEEGAEPPSPGPAPPSPRPSPALGPQPRPPRSGGPCAPPEPGRPPAPQLHPGSGPPDLSPRVVDGTEGEGCAADRPRFSFHLGPSLGPGKGGGPEAGDGGLLAIPPGPPEPSGADTIEKLRQAVAELSGQVLQLREGLRALREAVQLLLLPPPPCPDAPAMAAALQPLRVETGGPGLCPHPPPPDCARTWGWGPPAPHGSPWLRPDPFWDSPGGQGGRPGGSPPAWPPIPASSGGQGLPPPELEPPLPWEEQF from the exons ATGCCGCCGATGCGGGGCCTCCTGGCACCGCAAAACGCCTTCCTGGACACCATCGCCCGCCGCTTCGACGGGACGC ACAGTAACTTCGTGCTGGGCAATGCCCAGGTGCCCAGCGCCTTCCCCGTCGTCTACTGCTCCGACGGCTTCTGCGACCTGACGGGCTTCTCGCGGGCGGAGGTGATGCAGCGCTGCTGCGCCTGCTCCTTCCTCTACGGCCCCGACACCAGCGAGCTGCTGCGGCAGCAGCTCCGCCGCGCGCTGGACGAGCACCAGGCCTTCAAGGGCGAGCTCATCCTCTACCGCAAGAGCG GCGTCCCCTTCTGGTGCCTGCTGGACGTGGTGCCCATCAAGAACGAGAAGGACGAGGTGGCCCTGTTCCTCGTGTCCCACAAGGACATCACCAGCACCAAGACCCGCTCAGGCGCCGACAGCACGAAGGACGCGG gagGGCGCCGGCGGTTCGGCCGTGCCGGAGGGAAGGGCTTCAATGCCAGCCGGCGCCGGAGCCGGGCGGTGCTGTACCACCTCTCGGGGCAcctgcagaggcagagaaagagcaaGCACAAGCTCAGAAAG GGCGTCTTCGGGGACAAGCCCTCGCTGCCCGAGTACAAGGTGGCCGCCATCCGCAAGCCCCCCCTCATCCTGCTGCACTACGGGGCCTTCAGGGCGGGCTGGGACGGGCTCATCCTGCTCGCCACCCTCTACGTGGCCGTCACCGTCCCCTACAGCGTCTGCGTGGGCACTGGCACTGAGgaggggctgccggccgcccgcggcccccccagcgcctgcgacCTGTGCGTGGAAATCCTCTTCATGCTGG acATCATCCTCAACTTCCGCACCACCTTCGTCAGCAAATCGGGGCAGGTGGTGCTGGAGCCCCGCGCCGTCGCCCGCCATTACCTGGCCGGCTGGTTCCTGCTCGACCTGGTGGCCGCGCTGCCCTTCGATCTGCTCGCCGCCTGCCAGGTCAACGTG TACGTGGGAGCCCACCTGCTGAAGACGGtgcggctgctgcggctgctgcggctgctgcccaaCCTGGACCGGTACTCGCAGTACAGCGCCGTGGTGCTGGCGCTGCTCATGGTGGTCTTCGCCCTCCTGGCCCACTGGGTCGCCTGCGGCTGGTTCTTCCTGGGGCAGCGCGAGGTggagggcagccccgctgcgCTGCCCGAGATCG gctggctgcaggagctggcgcGGCGGCTGGAGACCCCCTACTACCTGGCGAGGAGGAACTGCAGCACCGGGGGGGCCGGGAACGGCGTGGGGCCAGCGGCCAACTGCAGCGGGagcgaggggctgctgggggggcccTCGCTGCGCAGCGCCTACATCACCTCCCTCTACTTCGCCCTGAGCAGCCTGACCAGCGTGGGCTTCGGCAACGTCTCCGCCAACACCGACACCGAGAAGATCTTCTCCATCTGCACCATGCTGGTCGGgg CGCTGATGCACGCGGTGGTCTTCGGCAACGTGACGGCCATCATCCAGCGGCTGTACGCCCGCCGGTTCCTGTACCACAGCCGCACCCGCGACCTGCACGACTACATCCGCATCCACCGCATCCCCCGGCCCCTCAAGCGCCGCATCCTCGAGTATTTCCAGAGCACCTGGGCGGCCAACAACGGCATCGACACGGCCGAG ctcctgcagagcctcccCGAGGAGCTGCGGGCCGACATCGCCCGGCACCTGCacaaggagctgctgcagctgcccctctTCGCGGGCgccagccggggctgcctgcgCGCCCTCTCCCTGGGGGTGCGCCCCGCTTTCTGCACCCCCGGCGAGCTCCTCATCCGCCGGGGCGACGCGCTCCAGGCCCTCTACTTCCTGCGCTCCGGCTCCATGGAGGTGCTGCGGGACGGCACCGTCCTCGCCATCCTCG ggaagggggaCCTGATCGGCTGCgacctgggggggtccccgggcgctCGGCGGGCCCGGGCGGACGTGCGGGGGCTGACGTACTGCGCCCTGCAGAGCCTGGGGCGGCCGGCGCTGGCCGAGGGCCTGGCCCTCGACCCCGACTTCGCCCGCGCCTTCCGCCGGCAGCTGCCCCGCGAGCTCAGCTACGACCTGGGGGGGGCCCCCGAG GGGGACGTGACAGAGGCGCAAGGCGCGGGGCCAGAGCTGACGCAGTGGCGgtgggggggtgcggggctgaggggggacagcgcagggctggggggcgTCATCGCGGGGCAAAGG GAGCAGGGCCCCCCTCTACGCCCCCCGCCGCAGGCAGAGGCGTCCTCGCCCACGCTGGAGGAGGGGgccgagccccccagccccggcccggccccccccagcccccggccgtCCCCCGCCCTggggccccagccccggcccccccgcagcgGAGGCCCCTGCGCCCCCCCCGAGCCCgggcgccccccggccccgcagctgcACCCTGGGAGCGGCCCCCCGGACCTGAGTCccag GGTGGTCGACGGCACCGAGGGGGAGGGCTGCGCCGCCGACAGACCCCGCTTCAGCTTCCACCTCGGCCCCTCCCTGGGGCCAGGTAAGGGGGGGGGCCCCGAGG ccggggacggggggctgcTGGCcatcccccccggccccccggagCCGAGCGGCGCCGACACCATCGAGAAGCTGCGGCAGGCG gtggCCGAGCTCTCGGGGCAGGTGCTGCAGCTGCGGgaggggctgcgggcgctgcgAGAGGCcgtgcagctcctgctgctgccgccccccccgtgccccgacGCCCCGGCGATGGCCGCAGCCC